AGCTGCTTCAAATACTCAACGTACTCTTCGCGGTGGGTCTTTAGCAGATAGTAAGTCAAGGCCCAGCATTCGGCATAAGCATCCGTTGCTGAATCGGCTGCTCGAAATCGATCATCGCTGGATATTAGTGAGACAAGCGAGTCGTTCTTGCGTGATCGGGCATAGTCTTTCCACCGCTGTAAGTTCACCTGGTTGACGCGTCCTGCTCCTCGCCACTTTGATGCGCTTTTATAGTCGGGCGCTTCGAAGAACAACGCGAGCCCTTCACTAACCCACATCGGATTGTCAGCGAATCGCGTTTGCAAGCCACAGTTGTAAGCCAACTGGTGCGTGGCTTCGTGAATGATCGTCGATACATTGCGATTCAAGTTTGGCACATTGAACGTCGTCATTCGATTGCTCGAAAGGTGATAGTAGCCGATGACGACGTTTGCCGTATCGCCCACTTCGACACTGGCATGTTTCAAAAAGTCTTGATGGTCGGCGAAGACTAATGCGACCAAAGGAAATTCAGGCTCGGGCAGTCGCCAGCGCTGATTTCGCCAGTACGCATAGAAGCCCTTGTATAACTGCTCAAACAGCAGCCCCACTTGTTTGACATACGTTTCATTTGAATTGTGGGCGATCAAGTAATGGGCCGTCCGGTAGATCGTAAACCCTGGTGGCAGTTCATCCTGCAGACGCTTTACCATCTCATTTGTCGAGATCGGCTTGAATTTCTCGTTGTTTGAAGATCGCTCGATAATTTGATCGGGCTGAACCGTCCATATTCTTCCGTCATCACTTTGCAGCATGACCCCGCCATCCTGGGCTTCGACCAAGATTCGGCCATGCACTGTCCGGACGGGTTTGGGGACACCATTGACGAGATCATTCTTGTCCGAATTGAACTTGATGATTTCGATCGCAGACACATTTGCCGGCGGGATTTGCAACACCGCGGCGAACGCCAACGACATCATGATTGGCCGAATCGGAAGGATCATTCGTCGTCACAAAGGGGAATTGAAGGGACTTGGAATACGTCGGGGGCTGGCGTGGGGAATCGTTTCGTATCGAAAAAACTCGGCCCTCGGCTTGGTTCACGCCGTCCAGTCTACGTCATTGGCTCGGTCGCTTCCAACGCTTCAGCGGATTTGGAACACGCCAAGTAAATTGGACCAAAACAATCGCAGCGATAATGACGAACAGCAAATACCAGAACGCCAGCGATGCTTCTTGATATCGAGCACCACTGTGTAGTAGCCCGAATAGACGGGTTCCTACCGTGACAACCCCAGGGGGGATGACAGGCAATGACGCGGGAACGTCACCACTTGCCATGATCAGCGTCGCGACAAAG
The Stieleria sp. JC731 genome window above contains:
- a CDS encoding DUF1570 domain-containing protein, giving the protein MMSLAFAAVLQIPPANVSAIEIIKFNSDKNDLVNGVPKPVRTVHGRILVEAQDGGVMLQSDDGRIWTVQPDQIIERSSNNEKFKPISTNEMVKRLQDELPPGFTIYRTAHYLIAHNSNETYVKQVGLLFEQLYKGFYAYWRNQRWRLPEPEFPLVALVFADHQDFLKHASVEVGDTANVVIGYYHLSSNRMTTFNVPNLNRNVSTIIHEATHQLAYNCGLQTRFADNPMWVSEGLALFFEAPDYKSASKWRGAGRVNQVNLQRWKDYARSRKNDSLVSLISSDDRFRAADSATDAYAECWALTYYLLKTHREEYVEYLKQLSSGKPMRQSSARDRIEMFEEAFGDSVANIDEDFLMYMRRYLGG